One genomic region from Nocardioides plantarum encodes:
- a CDS encoding 5'-nucleotidase C-terminal domain-containing protein: MSLHASARRGLIGSIVAGLVVTPLAVGLTVAPARANVAGTNLVISEVYGGGGSTSSAASYKQDFVELYNPTDAPISLSGWSIQYRSATGSAANAVALPNKVVPANDRFLIAMGAVSTGGADLPAADATASTLNLAAASGLVVLSNGTAALTVPTGNIPAGTTGVVDAVGYGATVTSFETARMATVGTTTLAYVRNPAGADTDNNSLDLTTTTPTPQAATGSTTPTAPPLAATNPGDKTGVVGTAITGFTLAATGGTAPYTWTATGLPAGVTVAANGAVSGTPTASGTFTVTATATDSATPTAATGTTSFTLTVAPAPLSATDPGDKTATTGTAITGFSLAATGGTTPYSWTATGLPAGVTVSTAGDVSGTPTTTGTYDVTATVTDAATPTAATATTSFTITVGQSTAPVDVQVLATNDFHGRIQNDTGTGSAGAAVLAGAVKQLRAANPNTTFAAAGDLIGASTFESFIQHDKPTIDALNEAGLEVSAVGNHEFDQGYDDLVNRVMKPYDADTNPYGGASWKYLGANVKFKASGDPALDGTWMKTQGGVQVGYIGAVTEHLPELVSPGGISDIQVTDIATAANTAANQLKADGADVIVLLVHEGAAGTDCTTINSDTTSDFGKITSAVNDNVDAIVSGHTHLTYNCAQPVAGWSDRPVTTRPIVSAGQYGTNLNQLVFTVDPTTGVVQAKTQAVLPLKNGVTGSTFNYPVDANTQTIVTTAVNNANVLGAQPLGNIAGPSYRAKLADGTTENRGGESTLGNLVAEIQRDQTSGANRGGAQIAFMNPGGLRADLVGQGTGAFPRVATYKDAANVQPFANTLVNEALTGAQIKAALEQQWQPSGASRPFLKLGISKGFTYTYDPNGAQGSRVKAMYLDGTAVDLTATYSVTVNSFLSTGGDNFTALNGTGRKQDTGVTDLQAQVDYFAAQASGSAGLPVDSTQRGVGAVVTTATPTAGQDVALNLTSLSMTGPGAVKDTSVEVKLDGVTLGSFPVTSTLQTQLPGYDEVGTATVVVTLPVSASGAKTLVVSGPTTGTVARVPITVAAAPTVDVQVLATNDFHGRIQNDTTTGSSGAAVLAGAVKQLRAANPNTTFAAAGDLIGASTFESFIAKDKPTIDALNEAGLEVSAVGNHEFDQGYDDLVNRVMKPYDADTNPYGGASWKYLGANVKFKDSNDPALDGTWMKTMDGVQVGYIGAVTEHLPELVSPGGISDIKVTDIAAAANAAADDLKAAGADVVVLLVHEGASGTDCATINSDTTSDFGKITSAVDGDIDAIVSGHTHLVYNCSQPVSSWANRPVTTRPIVSAGQYGTNLNQLVFTVDPSTGVVQAKTQAVLALKSGTTGSTFNYPVDANTQTIVDNAVANANVLGAQPLGRIAGTFNRAKLADGTTENRGGESTLGNLVAEIQRDQTSDPAFGAAQIAFMNPGGLRADLAGTAGDSPRTVTYKQAATVQPFANTLVNEDLTGAQIKAALEQQWQPTGSSRPFLKLGISKGFRYTYDPTAAQGERIRTMTLNGTPIVLTDTYSVTVNSFLSTGGDNFAALNGKGRKQDTGRTDLQAQVDYFAANAAGSDVLAVDYSQRGVGVTVPAGAPATYPSGASFTADLTSLSMTGPGDVLDTTVTASIDGGDTIATFPVTTAPQTQLPGYDEVGTASVGFNLPSALSGGTHDLVLTGNRTGTVVKVPFAVEATPSVATTVTGTADPVGFGEAATVHVTVTPDTGTADPAGTVTLLDGATEIGTVTLADGEGDITVPASALDPGDNPFTLSYAGADGFSDSTGSVTVTVEALDTTVTGTAASVELGEGASVHVVVDAADSALVPTGTVRLLDGTTEVGTVTLVDGEGDITVPASALEVGDNSFTLSYLGADGFAASTGTVSVTVTRIAAEVSGTTTSVTYGSAASIPVRVGPTTHGTPTGTVTVKDGATTVATATLGANGTGAATIEALALPAGTYTLSLSYAGDDLFTAATGTVTLTVAKGASTTDATARETTVVVKKNSTRFTVTVGAPGYTPTGTVRVVINGSQTVSGTLVDGVASIVVGPWTSVGASNAAVSYLGDANTEPSTDTVRITVTKQTPTLKVTAPTSVRKGTKPTVKVALTGSGGTVSGQVRFNYNGKFAVQTLVGGKTTRTLPGLSKTTKVTVTFLANATYTGAVKAVTIKVVP, translated from the coding sequence GTGTCTCTGCACGCTTCTGCGCGTCGTGGGCTGATCGGCTCGATCGTCGCCGGTCTGGTCGTCACCCCTCTCGCGGTCGGCCTGACCGTCGCGCCCGCCCGGGCCAACGTCGCGGGCACCAACCTGGTGATCAGCGAGGTCTACGGCGGGGGTGGCTCCACGTCGTCCGCGGCGTCCTACAAGCAGGACTTCGTCGAGCTCTACAACCCGACCGACGCCCCGATCTCGCTCAGCGGCTGGTCGATCCAGTACCGCTCGGCCACCGGCTCCGCGGCCAACGCGGTCGCACTGCCCAACAAGGTGGTGCCGGCCAACGACCGCTTCCTGATCGCGATGGGCGCGGTGAGCACCGGCGGTGCCGACCTGCCGGCCGCCGACGCCACGGCCTCGACGCTCAACCTCGCGGCCGCGTCCGGCCTGGTCGTCCTGTCCAACGGCACCGCGGCGCTGACCGTGCCGACCGGCAACATCCCGGCGGGCACGACCGGCGTCGTGGACGCGGTGGGCTATGGCGCAACCGTGACGTCCTTCGAGACCGCCCGGATGGCGACGGTCGGCACCACGACCCTCGCGTACGTGCGCAACCCCGCCGGGGCGGACACCGACAACAACTCCCTCGACCTCACGACCACCACCCCCACGCCCCAGGCCGCGACCGGCAGCACCACCCCGACCGCCCCTCCGCTCGCCGCCACCAACCCTGGCGACAAGACCGGCGTCGTCGGTACCGCGATCACCGGCTTCACCCTCGCGGCCACCGGCGGCACCGCGCCCTACACCTGGACCGCGACGGGCCTGCCCGCCGGCGTGACCGTCGCGGCCAACGGCGCCGTCTCCGGCACCCCGACCGCGTCCGGCACCTTCACCGTCACCGCGACGGCCACCGACTCGGCGACGCCCACCGCAGCGACCGGCACCACGTCGTTCACCCTCACCGTGGCTCCGGCGCCGCTCTCGGCGACCGACCCGGGTGACAAGACGGCCACGACCGGCACCGCGATCACGGGATTCTCGCTCGCCGCGACGGGCGGCACGACCCCCTACAGCTGGACCGCGACCGGCCTGCCGGCCGGCGTGACGGTCTCGACCGCCGGCGACGTCTCCGGCACCCCGACCACGACCGGCACCTACGACGTGACCGCGACCGTGACCGACGCGGCGACGCCCACCGCGGCGACCGCGACCACCTCGTTCACCATCACGGTGGGCCAGTCCACCGCGCCGGTCGACGTCCAGGTCCTGGCCACCAACGACTTCCACGGCCGCATCCAGAACGACACCGGGACCGGCTCGGCCGGTGCGGCGGTACTGGCCGGTGCGGTCAAGCAGCTGCGTGCCGCCAACCCCAACACGACGTTCGCGGCGGCCGGCGACCTGATCGGCGCCTCGACCTTCGAGTCCTTCATCCAGCACGACAAGCCGACGATCGACGCGCTCAACGAGGCCGGCCTCGAGGTCTCGGCGGTGGGCAACCACGAGTTCGACCAGGGCTACGACGACCTGGTCAACCGGGTGATGAAGCCCTACGACGCCGACACCAACCCCTACGGCGGCGCGAGCTGGAAGTACCTCGGCGCCAACGTGAAGTTCAAGGCGTCGGGTGACCCCGCGCTCGACGGCACCTGGATGAAGACCCAGGGCGGCGTGCAGGTCGGCTACATCGGAGCCGTGACCGAGCACCTGCCCGAGCTGGTCTCGCCCGGTGGCATCTCCGACATCCAGGTCACCGACATCGCCACCGCGGCCAACACGGCGGCCAACCAGCTCAAGGCCGACGGCGCCGACGTGATCGTGCTGCTGGTCCACGAGGGTGCTGCCGGCACCGACTGCACGACGATTAACTCCGACACGACCTCCGACTTCGGCAAGATCACCTCGGCGGTCAACGACAACGTCGACGCGATCGTGTCCGGTCACACCCACCTGACCTACAACTGCGCACAGCCCGTGGCCGGCTGGTCCGATCGCCCGGTCACGACCCGCCCGATCGTCTCGGCCGGTCAGTACGGCACCAACCTCAACCAGCTGGTCTTCACCGTCGACCCCACCACCGGCGTCGTCCAGGCCAAGACCCAGGCCGTGCTGCCGCTGAAGAACGGCGTCACCGGCTCGACCTTCAACTACCCGGTCGATGCCAACACCCAGACGATCGTGACCACCGCGGTCAACAACGCCAACGTCCTCGGCGCTCAGCCGCTGGGCAACATCGCCGGCCCGTCCTACCGGGCCAAGCTGGCCGACGGCACCACCGAGAACCGTGGTGGCGAGTCGACCCTCGGCAACCTGGTCGCCGAGATCCAGCGTGACCAGACCTCGGGTGCCAACCGGGGCGGCGCGCAGATCGCGTTCATGAACCCCGGTGGCCTGCGCGCCGACCTCGTCGGTCAGGGCACGGGGGCGTTCCCGCGGGTCGCGACGTACAAGGACGCGGCCAACGTGCAGCCGTTCGCCAACACCCTGGTCAACGAGGCCCTCACCGGTGCCCAGATCAAGGCGGCGCTCGAGCAGCAGTGGCAGCCCTCTGGCGCGTCCCGCCCCTTCCTCAAGCTGGGCATCAGCAAGGGCTTCACCTACACCTACGACCCCAACGGCGCCCAGGGCTCGCGGGTCAAGGCCATGTACCTCGACGGCACCGCGGTCGACCTCACCGCGACGTACTCCGTCACGGTCAACTCGTTCCTGTCGACCGGTGGTGACAACTTCACCGCGCTCAACGGCACGGGTCGCAAGCAGGACACCGGGGTGACCGACCTGCAGGCGCAGGTCGACTACTTCGCCGCCCAGGCCTCCGGCTCGGCCGGGCTCCCGGTCGACTCGACCCAGCGCGGCGTCGGTGCCGTCGTCACCACCGCGACCCCGACCGCCGGCCAGGACGTCGCCCTCAACCTGACGTCGCTGTCGATGACCGGCCCGGGCGCCGTCAAGGACACCAGCGTCGAGGTCAAGCTCGACGGCGTGACGCTGGGCTCGTTCCCGGTCACGAGCACCCTGCAGACGCAGCTCCCGGGCTACGACGAGGTCGGGACCGCCACGGTGGTCGTCACCCTGCCCGTCTCCGCCTCGGGCGCCAAGACCCTCGTGGTCTCCGGCCCGACGACCGGCACCGTCGCCCGGGTCCCGATCACGGTCGCGGCAGCCCCGACGGTCGACGTCCAGGTCCTGGCGACCAACGACTTCCACGGCCGGATCCAGAACGACACCACGACCGGCTCGTCCGGTGCGGCGGTGCTGGCCGGTGCGGTCAAGCAGCTGCGTGCCGCCAACCCCAACACGACGTTCGCGGCGGCGGGTGACCTGATCGGTGCCTCGACGTTCGAGTCCTTCATCGCCAAGGACAAGCCGACGATCGATGCGCTCAACGAGGCCGGCCTCGAGGTCTCGGCGGTCGGCAACCACGAGTTCGACCAGGGCTACGACGACCTGGTCAACCGGGTGATGAAGCCCTACGACGCCGACACCAACCCCTACGGCGGCGCGAGCTGGAAGTACCTCGGCGCCAACGTCAAGTTCAAGGACTCCAACGACCCGGCCCTCGACGGCACCTGGATGAAGACCATGGACGGCGTCCAGGTCGGCTACATCGGTGCGGTCACCGAGCACCTGCCCGAGCTGGTCTCGCCCGGTGGCATCTCCGACATCAAGGTCACCGACATCGCAGCGGCTGCCAACGCCGCGGCCGACGACCTCAAGGCCGCGGGGGCCGACGTCGTCGTGCTGCTGGTCCACGAGGGGGCCTCGGGCACCGACTGCGCGACGATCAACTCCGACACGACCAGTGACTTCGGCAAGATCACCTCGGCGGTCGACGGCGACATCGACGCGATCGTGTCCGGTCACACCCACCTGGTCTACAACTGCTCGCAGCCGGTCAGCAGCTGGGCGAACCGTCCGGTCACGACCCGCCCGATCGTCTCGGCCGGCCAGTACGGCACCAACCTCAACCAGCTGGTGTTCACGGTCGACCCGAGCACCGGCGTCGTCCAGGCCAAGACCCAGGCCGTGCTGGCGCTCAAGAGCGGTACGACGGGCTCGACCTTCAACTACCCGGTCGACGCGAACACCCAGACGATCGTGGACAACGCGGTCGCCAACGCCAACGTGCTCGGTGCCCAGCCACTCGGCAGGATCGCCGGCACCTTCAACCGGGCCAAGCTGGCCGACGGCACCACCGAGAACCGTGGTGGCGAGTCGACCCTGGGCAACCTGGTCGCCGAGATCCAGCGTGACCAGACCTCCGACCCGGCGTTCGGGGCCGCGCAGATCGCGTTCATGAACCCCGGTGGCCTGCGCGCCGACCTGGCCGGCACCGCCGGCGACTCGCCTCGCACCGTCACCTACAAGCAGGCGGCCACGGTGCAGCCGTTCGCCAACACCCTGGTCAACGAGGACCTCACCGGTGCTCAGATCAAGGCGGCGCTCGAGCAGCAGTGGCAGCCCACCGGGTCCTCGCGACCGTTCCTCAAGCTCGGCATCAGCAAGGGGTTCCGCTACACCTACGACCCCACCGCTGCGCAGGGCGAGCGGATCAGGACGATGACGCTCAACGGCACGCCGATCGTGCTGACCGACACCTACTCGGTCACGGTCAACTCGTTCCTGTCCACCGGTGGCGACAACTTCGCCGCCCTCAACGGCAAGGGCCGCAAGCAGGACACCGGGCGCACCGACCTCCAGGCGCAGGTCGACTACTTCGCCGCCAACGCCGCGGGGTCCGACGTCCTTGCGGTCGACTACAGCCAGCGCGGCGTCGGGGTCACCGTTCCGGCCGGCGCCCCGGCGACGTACCCCTCGGGCGCCTCGTTCACCGCCGACCTGACCTCGCTGTCGATGACCGGCCCCGGCGACGTCCTCGACACCACGGTGACGGCCTCGATCGATGGCGGCGACACCATCGCCACCTTCCCGGTGACGACCGCGCCGCAGACCCAGCTCCCGGGCTACGACGAGGTCGGCACCGCGTCGGTGGGCTTCAACCTGCCGTCCGCCCTGAGCGGCGGCACCCACGACCTCGTCCTCACCGGCAACCGGACCGGCACGGTGGTCAAGGTGCCCTTCGCGGTCGAGGCCACGCCCAGCGTCGCCACCACCGTGACCGGCACGGCCGACCCGGTCGGCTTCGGTGAGGCCGCCACGGTCCACGTGACGGTCACGCCCGACACCGGCACCGCCGACCCGGCCGGCACCGTCACCCTGCTCGACGGTGCCACCGAGATCGGCACCGTCACGCTGGCCGACGGCGAGGGCGACATCACCGTCCCCGCCTCGGCGCTCGACCCGGGCGACAACCCCTTCACCCTGAGCTACGCCGGCGCGGACGGCTTCTCGGACAGCACCGGGTCGGTCACGGTCACGGTTGAGGCCCTCGACACCACCGTCACCGGGACGGCGGCCTCGGTCGAGCTCGGTGAGGGCGCCAGCGTCCACGTCGTCGTCGATGCCGCCGACAGCGCGCTCGTGCCCACCGGCACCGTCCGCCTGCTCGACGGCACCACCGAGGTCGGCACCGTCACGCTGGTCGACGGCGAGGGCGACATCACCGTCCCCGCCTCGGCTCTCGAGGTCGGCGACAACTCGTTCACGCTGAGCTACCTCGGCGCCGACGGGTTCGCGGCCAGCACCGGCACGGTGAGCGTCACGGTCACCAGGATCGCGGCGGAGGTCAGTGGCACGACGACCTCGGTCACCTACGGCAGCGCGGCCTCGATCCCCGTCCGCGTCGGCCCGACCACCCACGGCACCCCGACGGGCACCGTCACCGTCAAGGACGGCGCCACGACCGTCGCCACCGCGACGCTGGGCGCCAACGGCACCGGCGCGGCCACCATCGAGGCCCTCGCCCTGCCGGCGGGCACCTACACGCTGTCCCTGTCCTACGCCGGTGACGACCTGTTCACCGCCGCCACCGGAACCGTGACCCTGACCGTCGCCAAGGGTGCGTCGACGACCGACGCCACCGCCCGCGAGACCACGGTCGTGGTCAAGAAGAACTCGACCCGGTTCACGGTCACGGTCGGTGCCCCCGGCTACACGCCCACGGGCACCGTCCGGGTGGTCATCAACGGCAGCCAGACGGTCTCCGGCACGCTGGTCGACGGTGTCGCCTCGATCGTGGTGGGCCCGTGGACCTCGGTCGGCGCATCGAACGCCGCGGTGAGCTACCTCGGTGACGCCAACACCGAGCCGAGCACCGACACCGTCCGCATCACGGTGACCAAGCAGACCCCGACCCTGAAGGTGACCGCCCCGACCTCGGTCAGGAAGGGCACCAAGCCCACGGTCAAGGTCGCGCTGACCGGCTCCGGCGGAACGGTGAGCGGTCAGGTCCGGTTCAACTACAACGGCAAGTTCGCGGTCCAGACCCTGGTCGGCGGCAAGACCACCCGCACCCTCCCGGGTCTGTCGAAGACCACCAAGGTGACGGTCACCTTCCTGGCCAACGCGACCTACACCGGGGCGGTCAAGGCCGTGACGATCAAGGTCGTCCCGTAG
- a CDS encoding 5'-nucleotidase C-terminal domain-containing protein, with protein sequence MIGLTTSAAGETPVDVQILATNDFHGRIQNDTSSGSAGAAVLAGAVKQFKAANPATSFVAAGDLIGASTFESFIQNDEPTIDALNEAGLDVSAVGNHEFDKGYDDLVNRVMDRAEWTYIGANVKMRASGDPALEPSFVMNQGGVEVGYVGAVTEHLPELVAPGGIADIEVTNIANAVNAEADALKADGVDVVVLLVHEGAAGTDCATINSDTTSDFGKITSAVNGNVDAIVSGHTHLVYNCSQPVSSWANRPVTTRPIVSAGQYGTNLNKINFSVDATTGVVEAKTQSVLPLKSGTTGSTFNYPVDSATQSIVTTAVQQAEVLGAQVIGQIGGAYNRAKLADGTTENRGGESTLGNLVAEIQREQTSGSNRGAAQIAFMNPGGLRADLAGTVNGSSRDVTYKQAANVQPFANTLVNEALTGAQIKAALEQQWQPSGASRPFLKLGISKGFRYTYDPSAAQGSRIKTMSLNGTPIVLTDTYSVTVNSFLSTGGDNFTALNGTGRKQDTGVTDLQAQVDYFDAQTAPLAVDYSQRGVGVSIPSTDPETYPAGSTVTVNLSSLSMTGPNDLVDANVTATIDGQSVGSFPVTTTLQTALPGFDEVGTATAEVELPSNLAGGTHEIVFTGDKTGTVVKVPVEVEAAPGVGTTISATAADIVYGKAGSVSVTVTATGSDATPTGEVELRDGEDVLDSATLVDGKATFTLEARALEVGSHPLTVAYAGDDGFDPSTTEVTVTVVKATTTVTATSSPTSVTVLRSRNTVTAAVTADGYTPTGTVEIRRGSTVLGTGELNSQGRVAIRVGPYASVGTATLTVVYRGDERASSDTTTVQVKVIKQTPTLTITTVASARKGTQPTVKVAVTGDGAVVTGRASFTVGGKTATITLVNGKAQYKMPKITKDTAVTVRYNGSTTFNTVSKRIVIKLR encoded by the coding sequence ATCATCGGGCTGACCACCTCGGCGGCGGGGGAGACCCCGGTCGACGTCCAGATCCTGGCGACCAACGACTTCCACGGCCGGATCCAGAACGACACCAGCTCCGGCTCGGCCGGCGCGGCCGTCCTGGCCGGTGCGGTCAAGCAGTTCAAGGCCGCCAACCCGGCGACGTCGTTCGTCGCCGCGGGTGACCTGATCGGCGCCTCGACGTTCGAGTCGTTCATCCAGAACGACGAGCCGACGATCGACGCGCTCAACGAGGCCGGTCTCGACGTGTCGGCGGTGGGCAACCACGAGTTCGACAAGGGCTACGACGACCTGGTCAACCGGGTCATGGACCGCGCGGAGTGGACCTACATCGGCGCCAACGTCAAGATGCGCGCCAGCGGCGACCCGGCTCTCGAGCCCAGCTTCGTCATGAACCAGGGCGGCGTCGAGGTCGGCTACGTCGGTGCGGTCACCGAGCACCTGCCCGAGCTCGTCGCCCCCGGCGGCATCGCCGACATCGAGGTCACCAACATCGCCAACGCGGTCAACGCCGAGGCCGATGCCCTCAAGGCCGACGGGGTCGACGTGGTCGTCCTGCTGGTCCACGAGGGTGCCGCGGGCACCGACTGCGCGACGATCAACTCCGACACGACCAGTGACTTCGGCAAGATCACCTCGGCGGTCAACGGCAACGTCGACGCGATCGTCTCGGGCCACACCCACCTGGTCTACAACTGCTCGCAGCCGGTCAGCAGCTGGGCGAACCGGCCGGTCACGACCCGCCCGATCGTCTCGGCCGGCCAGTACGGCACCAACCTGAACAAGATCAACTTCTCGGTCGACGCCACCACCGGCGTCGTCGAGGCGAAGACCCAGTCGGTCCTGCCGCTCAAGAGCGGTACGACGGGCTCGACCTTCAACTACCCGGTCGACTCGGCGACGCAGTCGATCGTGACCACCGCGGTCCAGCAGGCCGAGGTGCTCGGTGCTCAGGTGATCGGTCAGATCGGTGGCGCCTACAACCGGGCCAAGCTGGCCGACGGCACCACCGAGAACCGCGGTGGCGAGTCGACCCTGGGCAACCTGGTCGCCGAGATCCAGCGTGAGCAGACCTCGGGCTCCAACCGGGGCGCCGCGCAGATCGCGTTCATGAACCCGGGTGGTCTGCGGGCCGACCTGGCCGGCACCGTCAACGGCTCCAGCCGCGACGTCACCTACAAGCAGGCCGCCAACGTCCAGCCGTTCGCCAACACGCTGGTCAACGAGGCCCTGACGGGTGCTCAGATCAAGGCGGCTCTGGAGCAGCAGTGGCAGCCCAGCGGTGCCTCGCGTCCGTTCCTCAAGCTCGGCATCAGCAAGGGGTTCCGCTACACCTACGACCCCAGCGCCGCCCAGGGCTCGCGGATCAAGACGATGAGCCTCAACGGCACGCCGATCGTGCTGACCGACACCTACTCGGTGACGGTCAACTCGTTCCTGTCGACCGGTGGCGACAACTTCACCGCGCTCAACGGCACGGGTCGCAAGCAGGACACCGGGGTGACCGACCTGCAGGCGCAGGTCGACTACTTCGACGCCCAGACCGCGCCGCTCGCGGTGGACTACAGCCAGCGCGGCGTCGGGGTCTCGATCCCGAGCACGGACCCGGAGACCTACCCGGCCGGTAGCACCGTCACGGTCAACCTGTCGTCGCTGTCGATGACCGGGCCGAACGATCTGGTCGACGCCAACGTGACCGCCACCATCGACGGCCAGTCGGTCGGGTCCTTCCCGGTGACGACCACGCTGCAGACCGCCCTTCCCGGGTTCGACGAGGTCGGCACGGCGACCGCCGAGGTGGAGCTCCCGAGCAACCTCGCCGGTGGCACGCACGAGATCGTCTTCACCGGCGACAAGACCGGCACCGTGGTCAAGGTCCCGGTCGAGGTCGAGGCCGCGCCGGGCGTCGGTACGACGATCAGCGCGACTGCCGCTGACATCGTCTACGGCAAGGCGGGCTCCGTCTCGGTCACGGTGACCGCGACCGGCAGCGACGCCACGCCCACCGGCGAGGTCGAGCTCCGCGACGGTGAGGACGTCCTCGACTCGGCCACCCTGGTCGACGGCAAGGCCACCTTCACCCTGGAGGCACGTGCCCTCGAGGTCGGCTCCCACCCGCTGACCGTGGCCTACGCCGGGGACGACGGGTTCGACCCGAGCACCACCGAGGTCACCGTGACCGTCGTCAAGGCGACGACCACCGTCACGGCCACCTCGAGCCCGACGTCGGTGACGGTCCTGCGCAGTCGCAACACGGTCACGGCGGCGGTCACGGCCGACGGCTACACGCCCACGGGCACCGTCGAGATCCGCCGCGGCTCCACCGTCCTGGGCACCGGCGAGCTCAACAGCCAGGGCCGGGTCGCGATCCGGGTCGGGCCCTACGCCAGCGTCGGCACGGCCACGCTCACCGTGGTCTACCGCGGTGACGAGCGTGCGTCGTCCGACACGACGACGGTGCAGGTGAAGGTCATCAAGCAGACCCCGACCCTCACCATCACCACCGTGGCGTCGGCTCGCAAGGGCACCCAGCCCACCGTCAAGGTGGCCGTGACCGGCGACGGCGCGGTCGTCACCGGCCGGGCGTCGTTCACCGTCGGCGGCAAGACCGCCACGATCACGCTGGTCAACGGCAAGGCGCAGTACAAGATGCCGAAGATCACGAAGGACACCGCTGTCACGGTCCGCTACAACGGCAGCACGACCTTCAACACCGTCAGCAAGAGGATCGTCATCAAGCTCCGTTGA
- the pgsA gene encoding CDP-diacylglycerol--glycerol-3-phosphate 3-phosphatidyltransferase — protein MTPPQQPVVSNWNLPNALTTLRIVLVPVYGWFLLGHDHDSILWRCLAYGVFAVAMITDKIDGDIARSRGLVTDFGKIADPIADKLMTGMAFIALSVTGDIWWWVTIVVLLREWSVTLLRLSVAKDVVIAAAQSGKIKTLLQVFALGGLTLPGRQLTGWGDLPGDGLFYLAQALLAGAVAMTMWSGYEFFRDFLRQRRQAPAV, from the coding sequence GTGACCCCACCTCAGCAGCCGGTCGTCAGCAACTGGAACCTCCCCAACGCACTCACCACGCTGCGGATCGTGCTGGTGCCGGTCTACGGCTGGTTCCTGCTGGGTCACGACCACGACTCGATCCTGTGGCGATGCCTGGCCTACGGGGTCTTCGCGGTCGCGATGATCACCGACAAGATCGACGGCGACATCGCCCGCAGCCGCGGCCTGGTCACCGACTTCGGCAAGATCGCCGACCCGATCGCCGACAAGCTGATGACCGGGATGGCGTTCATCGCGCTCTCGGTGACCGGTGACATCTGGTGGTGGGTGACGATCGTCGTGCTGCTGCGCGAGTGGTCGGTGACGCTCCTGCGGCTCTCGGTCGCCAAGGACGTCGTCATCGCAGCCGCGCAGAGCGGCAAGATCAAGACGCTGCTCCAGGTCTTCGCCCTGGGCGGACTGACCCTGCCGGGTCGCCAGCTCACCGGCTGGGGCGACCTCCCCGGCGACGGGCTGTTCTACCTCGCCCAGGCCCTGCTCGCCGGCGCCGTGGCGATGACGATGTGGTCCGGCTACGAGTTCTTCCGCGACTTCCTCCGCCAGCGTCGCCAAGCTCCGGCAGTCTGA